The following are from one region of the Pseudomonadales bacterium genome:
- a CDS encoding isoaspartyl peptidase/L-asparaginase gives DTVGSIAVDARGDLCVGCSTNGRELKIPGRVGDSPIAGAGAYADQDVGAAVATGNGDVMMRFLPTYHTVELMRTGMSPEEAAAASIKRITDKGYKFGGGIVAARIDGLHGGAKAGWEDVPFSYSVQTQSSQQRYPV, from the coding sequence GATACGGTCGGTTCAATTGCGGTTGATGCGAGAGGCGATCTCTGTGTTGGCTGCTCAACCAATGGTCGAGAGTTAAAAATACCAGGGCGTGTGGGAGACTCTCCTATCGCTGGAGCAGGTGCCTACGCAGACCAAGACGTTGGCGCTGCAGTAGCAACGGGAAACGGTGATGTGATGATGCGGTTTTTACCAACTTATCACACCGTTGAGTTGATGCGGACCGGCATGTCACCAGAGGAGGCTGCGGCCGCTTCTATCAAGCGAATCACTGACAAAGGGTACAAGTTCGGTGGAGGTATCGTGGCAGCGCGAATTGATGGGTTGCATGGCGGTGCAAAAGCTGGCTGGGAAGATGTTCCCTTTAGTTACTCCGTCCAGACGCAATCAAGCCAGCAGCGGTATCCTGTTTGA
- a CDS encoding midcut-by-XrtH protein: MSIKHAWAAISSLTLSSVAFAQTSGTLTYGPAPVSSAPAVPVPIPSLLLIPLGVLMAVIGYRTLRGPQGRKLLSVMLLGAGLTLSALGSLNIPQALASMLELDNPEGGVINLPIVPAEISNTSGVALKLGTLSIDRSCTSKAPSTTQCESNLILESGESCAVDYDCKKVVFLTSTLQDGSLGGLAGADAICQNRAADAGLQNPDNYKAWLSDSAVSVADRFAQSEYPYVRTDGTVHANDWDDLFNCEVDLSQIVLAPNCPEIEYDEYGEFVPALGTFLNQDSAGNIFTVKVGYWDYTAPNGESEFNTLNCNDWTRPQDFTDAQWDAQDGSIGDFGRARALSVIRASCSAEAPLLCFEQ, from the coding sequence ATGAGCATCAAACATGCATGGGCGGCGATTTCATCGCTGACACTTTCTTCAGTCGCATTCGCGCAAACAAGCGGTACCCTGACATATGGACCTGCGCCAGTGAGCTCTGCACCGGCAGTGCCCGTGCCGATTCCATCGTTGCTGTTGATACCGCTTGGCGTCTTGATGGCGGTGATAGGTTATCGCACATTGCGCGGCCCGCAGGGGCGTAAATTATTGAGTGTGATGTTATTGGGGGCGGGTCTAACCCTGAGCGCACTGGGCAGCCTGAACATTCCTCAGGCATTGGCGAGTATGCTTGAGCTGGACAACCCTGAAGGCGGAGTCATTAATCTACCTATCGTCCCGGCGGAAATCAGTAATACCTCAGGTGTAGCGCTGAAGCTGGGTACTTTGAGCATTGATCGCAGCTGTACTTCTAAGGCCCCATCCACCACACAATGCGAGAGTAACCTCATTCTTGAATCGGGTGAGAGTTGCGCCGTCGATTACGACTGTAAGAAGGTTGTTTTCCTTACGAGCACCCTTCAAGACGGTAGTTTGGGAGGCTTAGCCGGTGCAGACGCGATTTGCCAAAATCGTGCGGCAGACGCCGGTTTACAAAACCCCGACAATTACAAAGCATGGTTGTCTGATAGCGCCGTTTCCGTTGCGGATCGATTCGCTCAGAGTGAGTACCCGTACGTCCGCACAGACGGAACGGTCCATGCCAACGACTGGGACGACCTCTTTAATTGCGAGGTTGATCTATCCCAAATTGTCCTCGCCCCTAATTGTCCTGAGATCGAGTATGATGAATACGGAGAATTCGTGCCCGCTCTTGGCACTTTCCTTAATCAAGATTCAGCGGGCAACATCTTCACTGTGAAGGTTGGCTACTGGGACTATACAGCGCCTAACGGTGAGAGCGAGTTCAATACACTAAATTGCAACGACTGGACACGCCCACAAGATTTCACCGACGCACAGTGGGATGCCCAAGATGGATCCATCGGTGATTTCGGCAGAGCCCGCGCTTTGTCTGTGATCAGGGCGTCTTGTAGCGCTGAAGCCCCACTTTTGTGTTTCGAACAATAA